A part of Vigna radiata var. radiata cultivar VC1973A chromosome 11, Vradiata_ver6, whole genome shotgun sequence genomic DNA contains:
- the LOC106777785 gene encoding heat shock factor protein HSF8 isoform X2 — protein sequence MISTYRTMGFRKVDPDRWEFANEGFLRGQKHLLRNITRRKPAHGQNHQQAQQPHGQSSSVGACVEVGKFGLEEEVERLKRDKNVLMQELVRLRQQQQTTDNQLQTMVQRLQGMEQRQQQMMSFLAKAVQSPGFFAQFVQQQNESNRRISEVNKKRRLKQEGIAETVSAATPDGQIVKYQPLANEAAKAMLKQIMKWDTSRVESFNKNPEEYIIGDASSSSSGMDSSGSSGWTSGVTLKEVSPASVQSSHVPAATGTQGHVHPTVKPEIPSVPQAVASENVTKDGGHGEPSIPVSQADVLIPDLPPISEMVVGNMLDIPEENYMATESDEGYMDPSLGDAGSFPIDFEVISPDNIDDFLGNPSIWDEILQTPVPEDIDTNIADVPNGNEVQPTENGWSKTQRMDHLTEQMGLLSSDTKRV from the exons ATGATATCGACATATCGTACCATG GGTTTCAGAAAGGTCGATCCAGACCGTTGGGAATTTGCAAATGAGGGTTTTTTGAGGGGTCAAAAGCACTTGCTTAGGAATATAACACGAAGAAAACCTGCCCATGGTCAAAATCATCAACAAGCTCAGCAACCCCATGGACAGAGTTCATCAGTAGGGGCATGTGTTGAAGTCGGAAAGTTTGGGCTTGAGGAAGAGGTTGAGAGGCTTAAAAGAGATAAGAATGTGCTCATGCAAGAGCTTGTGAGATTGAGGCAGCAGCAACAGACCACTGATAACCAGTTGCAAACAATGGTTCAGCGTCTTCAGGGAATGGAGCAACGACAGCAGCAAATGATGTCATTCCTTGCGAAAGCTGTCCAGAGCCCTGGATTCTTTGCTCAGTTTGtacaacaacaaaatgagagCAATAGGCGCATAAGTGAAGTCAACAAAAAGCGTAGGCTCAAGCAGGAAGGTATTGCAGAAACAGTGAGTGCTGCTACTCCAGATGGGCAAATCGTTAAATATCAACCTCTGGCGAATGAAGCTGCAAAAGCCATGCTTAAGCAGATCATGAAATGGGATACTTCTCGTGTagaatcttttaataaaaaccCCGAGGAGTACATCATTGGTGATGCTTCATCATCTTCCAGTGGAATGGACAGTAGTGGCTCTTCAGGATGGACTTCCGGAGTCACTCTTAAGGAGGTATCTCCAGCTTCGGTGCAGTCTTCACACGTTCCAGCTGCTACTGGGACCCAAGGGCATGTTCACCCGACTGTTAAACCTGAAATTCCGTCTGTACCACAAGCAGTAGCTTCTGAAAATGTTACAAAGGATGGAGGACATGGTGAGCCTTCTATCCCCGTTTCTCAAGCAGATGTGTTGATCCCTGATCTTCCTCCAATATCAGAGATGGTGGTAGGAAATATGCTTGATATTCCCGAAGAAAATTATATGGCAACTGAATCGGATGAGGGATATATGGATCCTTCACTGGGCGATGCCGGGTCATTTCCCATTGATTTTGAGGTTATTTCACCTGATAACATTGATGATTTCTTAGGAAATCCTTCTATTTGGGATGAAATTTTGCAGACTCCAGTTCCAGAGGATATCGACACCAATATTGCCGATGTACCCAACGGGAACGAGGTCCAGCCAACGGAAAATGGATGGAGCAAAACTCAACGTATGGATCACCTTACAGAGCAGATGGGTCTTCTTTCTTCTGATACAAAACGAGTTTGA
- the LOC106777785 gene encoding heat shock factor protein HSF8 isoform X1, producing MDSGASAPAAPIPNANAPPPFLSKTYDMVEDPSTDAIVSWSATNNSFIVWDPPEFARDLLPKYFKHNNFSSFVRQLNTYGFRKVDPDRWEFANEGFLRGQKHLLRNITRRKPAHGQNHQQAQQPHGQSSSVGACVEVGKFGLEEEVERLKRDKNVLMQELVRLRQQQQTTDNQLQTMVQRLQGMEQRQQQMMSFLAKAVQSPGFFAQFVQQQNESNRRISEVNKKRRLKQEGIAETVSAATPDGQIVKYQPLANEAAKAMLKQIMKWDTSRVESFNKNPEEYIIGDASSSSSGMDSSGSSGWTSGVTLKEVSPASVQSSHVPAATGTQGHVHPTVKPEIPSVPQAVASENVTKDGGHGEPSIPVSQADVLIPDLPPISEMVVGNMLDIPEENYMATESDEGYMDPSLGDAGSFPIDFEVISPDNIDDFLGNPSIWDEILQTPVPEDIDTNIADVPNGNEVQPTENGWSKTQRMDHLTEQMGLLSSDTKRV from the exons ATGGATAGCGGTGCGTCTGCTCCGGCGGCGCCGATTCCGAACGCCAACGCGCCGCCGCCATTTCTGAGCAAGACTTACGACATGGTCGAAGACCCTTCCACCGACGCGATCGTGTCATGGAGCGCAACCAACAACAGCTTCATCGTGTGGGACCCACCCGAATTTGCCAGGGACCTTTTGCCCAAATACTTCAAACACAACAACTTCTCCAGCTTCGTTAGACAGTTAAACACTTAT GGTTTCAGAAAGGTCGATCCAGACCGTTGGGAATTTGCAAATGAGGGTTTTTTGAGGGGTCAAAAGCACTTGCTTAGGAATATAACACGAAGAAAACCTGCCCATGGTCAAAATCATCAACAAGCTCAGCAACCCCATGGACAGAGTTCATCAGTAGGGGCATGTGTTGAAGTCGGAAAGTTTGGGCTTGAGGAAGAGGTTGAGAGGCTTAAAAGAGATAAGAATGTGCTCATGCAAGAGCTTGTGAGATTGAGGCAGCAGCAACAGACCACTGATAACCAGTTGCAAACAATGGTTCAGCGTCTTCAGGGAATGGAGCAACGACAGCAGCAAATGATGTCATTCCTTGCGAAAGCTGTCCAGAGCCCTGGATTCTTTGCTCAGTTTGtacaacaacaaaatgagagCAATAGGCGCATAAGTGAAGTCAACAAAAAGCGTAGGCTCAAGCAGGAAGGTATTGCAGAAACAGTGAGTGCTGCTACTCCAGATGGGCAAATCGTTAAATATCAACCTCTGGCGAATGAAGCTGCAAAAGCCATGCTTAAGCAGATCATGAAATGGGATACTTCTCGTGTagaatcttttaataaaaaccCCGAGGAGTACATCATTGGTGATGCTTCATCATCTTCCAGTGGAATGGACAGTAGTGGCTCTTCAGGATGGACTTCCGGAGTCACTCTTAAGGAGGTATCTCCAGCTTCGGTGCAGTCTTCACACGTTCCAGCTGCTACTGGGACCCAAGGGCATGTTCACCCGACTGTTAAACCTGAAATTCCGTCTGTACCACAAGCAGTAGCTTCTGAAAATGTTACAAAGGATGGAGGACATGGTGAGCCTTCTATCCCCGTTTCTCAAGCAGATGTGTTGATCCCTGATCTTCCTCCAATATCAGAGATGGTGGTAGGAAATATGCTTGATATTCCCGAAGAAAATTATATGGCAACTGAATCGGATGAGGGATATATGGATCCTTCACTGGGCGATGCCGGGTCATTTCCCATTGATTTTGAGGTTATTTCACCTGATAACATTGATGATTTCTTAGGAAATCCTTCTATTTGGGATGAAATTTTGCAGACTCCAGTTCCAGAGGATATCGACACCAATATTGCCGATGTACCCAACGGGAACGAGGTCCAGCCAACGGAAAATGGATGGAGCAAAACTCAACGTATGGATCACCTTACAGAGCAGATGGGTCTTCTTTCTTCTGATACAAAACGAGTTTGA
- the LOC106777135 gene encoding protein SAMBA, whose protein sequence is MNNSSPAHSSLSTTAVVGGGGGGSGSNATVSVDDFIFPCDPMSSVERKDEAMSVLKSDLMAALDKEVKSLVEDNWKFEGPRSRIHLVSHRGGHLYRPTEVSKNWNLTPPK, encoded by the exons ATGAATAATTCATCACCGGCTCATTCTTCGCTATCGACGACGGCGGTTGtaggtggtggtggaggaggcAGCGGTAGCAACGCCACTGTATCCGTTGACGATTTTATTTTTCCGTGTGATCCTATGTCATCGGTTGAGCGTAAAGACGAAGCCATGTCAG TTTTAAAATCAGATCTCATGGCTGCACTTGACAAGGAGGTTAAATCGTTAGTTGAAGATAACTGGAAGTTTGAAGGGCCTCGGTCGCGGATTCACCTTGTATCACATCGAG gtggTCATCTCTATAGGCCCACAGAAGTTTCAAAAAATTGGAATTTGACTCCCCCAAAATAG
- the LOC106776480 gene encoding syntaxin-22, which yields MSFQDIEAGRPFASGRNLINGKQDPTQAVASGIFQINTAVSTFQRLVNTLGTPKDTPELREKLHKTRLHIGQLVKDTSNKLKQASEIDHNAEVNANKKIADAKLAKDFQAVLKEFQKAQRLAAERETAYTPFVPQAVLPSSYTAGEAAISSDKTPEQRALLVESRRQEVLFLDNEIAFNEAIIEEREQGIQEIHQQIGEVNEIFKDLAVLVHEQGTMIDDIGSNIEHSHEATARAKSQLAKASKTQRSNSSLTCLLLVIFGIVLLIVIIVLAA from the exons ATGAGCTTTCAGGACATCGAGGCTGGACGGCCTTTCGCTTCCGGGCGCAACCTGATTAACGGCAAACAAGACCCTACGCAAGCGGTGGCTTCCGGCATATTTCAGATCAACACCGCCGTCTCCACGTTCCAGCGTCTCGTCAACACCCTCGGAACCCCCAAGGACACGCCCGAACTCCGCGAGAAGTT GCATAAGACAAGACTGCACATTGGACAATTGGTGAAGGATACTTCGAATAAACTTAAGCAAGCCAGTGAGATTGATCACAATGCTGAAGTTAAT GCGAATAAGAAGATAGCAGATGCTAAGCTTGCAAAAGATTTTCAGGCGGTGTTGAAAGAGTTTCAGAAGGCTCAGCGTCTTGCAGCTGAGAGGGAAACAGCTTACACACCTTTTGTTCCACAAGCAGTTCTTCCATCCAG CTATACAGCTGGCGAAGCAGCCATTAGTTCTGATAAGACTCCTGAACAGAGGGCCCTTCTTGTGGAATCTAGAAG ACAGGAAGTGTTATTCTTAGATAATGAGATTGCATTCAATGAGGCTATCATTGAGGAAAGAGAGCAAGGCATTCAAGAAATCCATCAGCAAATTGGTGAAGTGAATGAGATTTTCAAAGATCTTGCTGTGCTTGTCCATGAGCAAGGAACAATGATTG ATGATATTGGGTCCAATATCGAGCATTCTCATGAAGCAACTGCACGAGCAAAATCTCAACTAGCCAAAGCATCAAAGACGCAAAGATCAAATTCATCTTTG ACGTGCTTGCTTTTGGTGATTTTTGGGATCGTGCTTCTAATCGTCATCATCGTCCTTGCTGCTTAG
- the LOC106777505 gene encoding mitogen-activated protein kinase kinase 10: MTLVIRERRHKQALRLSLPKSPSIPSSNSDSPHQIHVHSPPGIIKDLSHLEKREVLGHGNGGTVYKVYHKKTSSFYALKVLRLNENGFGIRQTAKLEADILKRVDSPYIVKCHAVFDSCNSNNDGDNGGDISFVMEYMEGGSLNDVLRIHHRLSEKVISVLGRRVLEGLRYLHGMNIVHRDIKPSNLLVNDKGEVKIADFGVSHVVEGRFEGNEYDAGTCAYMSPERIDPERWGGENVDEFAGDVWSMGVVMLECLLGYFPLIGAGQRPDWATLMCAICFAEKLEMPEKASPEFQNFVRRCLEKNWRKRATVLELLHHPFVS; this comes from the coding sequence ATGACATTGGTTATCAGAGAGAGGAGACACAAGCAAGCTCTCAGGCTTTCATTACCAAAATCTCCTTCAATCCCATCATCAAATTCAGATTCCCCTCACCAAATTCATGTACACTCTCCTCCAGGCATTATTAAGGATCTTTCGCATCTTGAAAAGCGAGAAGTTCTTGGTCATGGTAATGGTGGCACAGTTTACAAGGTTTATCACAAAAAAACCAGCTCTTTTTATGCCTTGAAAGTGCTACGTTTGAATGAGAATGGCTTTGGCATTCGCCAAACCGCTAAACTGGAGGCTGACATTCTAAAACGAGTGGATTCACCGTATATAGTAAAGTGTCATGCAGTTTTTGACAGTTGTAACAGCAATAATGATGGAGACAACGGAGGTGACATTAGCTTTGTTATGGAATACATGGAAGGAGGGTCGTTGAATGATGTATTGAGAATACATCATAGACTGTCAGAAAAGGTTATCTCGGTGTTGGGTAGGCGTGTTTTGGAAGGACTTAGGTATTTACATGGCATGAACATTGTGCACAGAGATATTAAACCATCAAACTTACTTGTGAACGATAAAGGGGAGGTAAAGATTGCAGATTTTGGAGTGAGTCATGTGGTGGAAGGTAGGTTTGAAGGAAATGAGTACGATGCAGGCACTTGTGCTTATATGAGTCCAGAAAGGATTGATCCAGAAAGATGGGGTGGTGAAAATGTAGATGAGTTTGCAGGAGATGTGTGGTCAATGGGAGTAGTAATGTTGGAATGTCTTTTGGGTTATTTTCCATTGATTGGAGCAGGGCAGAGACCAGATTGGGCAACTTTGATGTGTGCAATTTGCTTTGCTGAGAAGCTGGAGATGCCAGAAAAAGCATCACCAGagtttcaaaattttgtgaGGAGGTGTCTTGAGAAGAATTGGAGGAAGAGAGCAACAGTGTTAGAACTTCTGCATCACCCTTTTGTCAGTTAA